A genomic window from Cryobacterium sp. SO2 includes:
- a CDS encoding sigma-70 family RNA polymerase sigma factor — MTTDTTDMRDLFEAQAMPFIDQLYAAAMRMTRNPSDAQDLVQETFVKAFASFKQFEQGTNLKAWLYRILTNTFINTYRKKQREPYQGTIDDLEDWQLGGAESTTATSSRSAEAEAIDHLPDSAVKDALQSIPEDFRLAVYFADVEGFSYQEIAEIMKTPIGTVMSRLHRGRRLLRDLLAGYAQERGLGTGQAATSKKTSGSTGK, encoded by the coding sequence ATGACAACAGATACGACTGATATGCGGGACCTGTTCGAAGCACAGGCCATGCCGTTCATCGACCAGCTGTACGCAGCGGCGATGCGCATGACGCGGAACCCCTCAGACGCTCAGGACCTGGTGCAGGAGACCTTCGTCAAGGCTTTCGCGTCGTTCAAGCAGTTCGAGCAGGGCACCAACCTCAAGGCGTGGCTCTACCGGATCCTCACGAACACCTTCATCAACACCTATCGCAAGAAGCAGCGCGAGCCCTACCAGGGCACCATCGACGACCTCGAAGACTGGCAGCTGGGCGGTGCGGAATCCACGACGGCGACGTCGAGCCGCTCCGCGGAAGCCGAAGCGATCGACCACCTGCCGGACAGCGCCGTCAAGGACGCCCTCCAGTCGATCCCGGAGGACTTCCGTCTGGCGGTCTACTTCGCCGACGTCGAAGGCTTCTCCTACCAGGAGATCGCCGAAATCATGAAGACGCCCATCGGCACGGTGATGAGCCGGCTGCACCGCGGCCGCCGGCTGCTGCGCGACCTGCTGGCCGGCTACGCGCAGGAGCGCGGACTCGGCACTGGCCAGGCTGCTACGAGCAAGAAGACCTCCGGGAGTACAGGAAAATGA
- a CDS encoding zf-HC2 domain-containing protein — MTDCGCEKAKAELEEYLHNELRKEDAFDIREHLEHCVDCRNEHNVGLTLTEVMQRACKETAPEDLRDQVLLRLRAIQSAH, encoded by the coding sequence ATGACCGATTGCGGTTGCGAGAAGGCCAAGGCCGAACTCGAAGAATATTTGCACAATGAACTCCGTAAGGAGGACGCGTTCGACATCCGCGAGCACCTCGAACACTGTGTGGACTGCCGGAACGAGCACAATGTCGGGCTCACCCTCACCGAGGTGATGCAGCGGGCCTGCAAGGAGACCGCACCCGAGGACCTGCGCGACCAGGTCCTGCTGCGGCTGCGCGCCATCCAGTCAGCACACTGA
- a CDS encoding Asp23/Gls24 family envelope stress response protein: protein MTSILPDPPSAATTLPANAGAVSDAAADRVGEGVTTIKDGVIGKVAGLAVREIPGVHAVGSVPTRAIGAIVDAISSADVNPGISIELGDEGVTVEIVLVAAYPVPLTALADRVRASVTRAIEGLVGMTVTAVNVTITDIYVAEEPDDKDVV, encoded by the coding sequence ATGACCAGCATCCTCCCCGACCCGCCGAGCGCCGCCACGACGCTGCCGGCGAACGCCGGCGCCGTCTCCGACGCTGCCGCCGACCGGGTCGGCGAGGGCGTGACCACGATCAAGGACGGCGTCATCGGCAAGGTGGCCGGCCTGGCCGTGCGGGAGATTCCCGGCGTGCACGCTGTGGGGAGCGTGCCCACCAGGGCGATCGGGGCGATCGTGGACGCCATCAGCAGCGCAGACGTCAATCCGGGTATCTCGATCGAGCTCGGTGACGAAGGTGTCACCGTTGAGATCGTGCTCGTGGCCGCCTATCCGGTGCCGCTCACCGCGCTGGCCGACCGGGTGCGCGCATCCGTCACCCGGGCCATTGAGGGCCTGGTGGGGATGACCGTGACCGCCGTGAACGTGACCATCACAGATATTTACGTGGCCGAGGAACCAGACGACAAGGACGTCGTCTAG
- a CDS encoding GlsB/YeaQ/YmgE family stress response membrane protein: protein MGFFGFLLLGLLAGAIAKLILPGNQGGGWFITLLLGVVGALLGGFLGSLLFNAPLQDFFSIQTWLLAIGGSIIVLLIYGLLVGRRKA, encoded by the coding sequence ATGGGGTTCTTCGGATTCCTTCTTCTCGGCCTCCTCGCCGGTGCAATCGCCAAGCTGATCCTCCCGGGCAACCAGGGCGGCGGATGGTTCATCACCCTTCTGCTCGGCGTTGTCGGCGCACTGCTCGGCGGCTTCCTCGGTAGCCTCCTGTTCAACGCTCCGCTGCAGGACTTCTTCTCCATCCAGACCTGGCTCCTGGCCATCGGCGGATCCATCATCGTTCTCCTCATCTACGGCCTCCTCGTCGGCCGTCGCAAGGCGTAA
- a CDS encoding MMPL family transporter has product MKTTAPEPPTDAGRRSRKTGSPSRVPLWLRILIPTALILIWFVMFGAGGASFGRISDVSTNDQVQQLPASADATKVQALQAEFRGDDVLPGVLVYERVGGLTEADRTAITAQVSDLAELDGVVTESVSPAIFSDDGEAAEAILTLDTQVKPADTVESIRAYLADNPIDGVDTYVTGPAGLIADLTGAFAGIDGILLLTALAAVLVILVIVYRSPLLPLIVLFTSLSALCAAVLVVVSLAAADVLILTGQTQGILFILVIGAATDYSLLYVARFREALRDNDKKWDATLVALRGSFEPILAAGGTVIVGLLCLLFSDLNSNKALGPVAAIGIAFALLSALTLLPALMLWAGRAAFWPVRPKLGSAHPGLDGDNAKGVWPWLARLISRRARLIWIACTVLLAVASIGAFQFKADGVSQSEFVLGTSEARDGQAVVGAHFPGGSGTPAVVVGSESELQAMTDVLLANDGVDSVSVLSEDSVSGSLPVTADGVQAFGPPGTPAGDPTVIDGDVMLQATLTDVGDSAAAEETVRELRTELDSVTGTVLVGGTTAIAVDTTDTAIHDRNLIIPIILGVILVILMLLLRSILAPVLLVATVVLSFAAALGVSSWVFDGVLGFPGADPVVPLYGFVFLVALGIDYNIFLMTRVREESIRFGTRTGILRGLVATGGVITSAGLVLAATFAALGVLPILFLAQLAFIVAFGVLLDTFVVRSLLVPALAHDIGPKIWWPSKLSRQP; this is encoded by the coding sequence ATGAAGACAACTGCCCCAGAGCCGCCCACGGATGCCGGTCGGCGGAGCCGGAAGACCGGCTCGCCCAGCAGGGTGCCGCTGTGGCTGCGCATCCTGATCCCCACCGCACTGATCCTGATCTGGTTCGTCATGTTCGGTGCCGGCGGAGCCTCCTTCGGCCGCATCAGTGACGTGTCCACGAACGACCAGGTGCAGCAGCTGCCCGCCAGCGCCGACGCGACGAAGGTGCAGGCGCTGCAGGCCGAGTTCCGCGGCGACGACGTGCTGCCCGGTGTGCTCGTGTACGAACGCGTCGGAGGCCTCACCGAGGCAGACCGCACGGCCATCACCGCGCAGGTCTCCGACCTCGCAGAACTGGACGGTGTCGTCACCGAGAGCGTGTCTCCGGCCATCTTCTCGGACGACGGCGAAGCGGCGGAGGCGATCCTCACCCTGGACACCCAGGTGAAACCGGCAGATACCGTGGAGTCGATCCGCGCCTATCTGGCCGACAACCCCATCGACGGGGTGGACACCTATGTGACGGGCCCGGCCGGGCTCATCGCCGACCTCACCGGCGCGTTCGCCGGCATCGACGGCATCCTGCTCCTCACGGCGCTGGCGGCCGTGCTGGTCATCCTCGTGATCGTCTACAGGTCGCCGCTGCTGCCGCTCATCGTGCTGTTCACCAGCCTCTCCGCCCTCTGCGCCGCGGTGCTCGTGGTCGTGTCGCTGGCCGCCGCCGACGTGCTGATCCTCACCGGGCAGACGCAGGGCATCCTGTTCATCCTGGTGATCGGTGCGGCAACCGACTACTCGCTGTTGTACGTGGCCAGGTTCCGGGAGGCGCTGCGTGACAACGACAAGAAGTGGGACGCCACCCTCGTGGCCCTCCGCGGGTCGTTCGAGCCGATCCTCGCCGCCGGCGGCACCGTGATCGTGGGCCTGCTCTGCCTGCTCTTCAGTGACCTCAACTCGAACAAGGCGCTGGGCCCGGTGGCGGCGATCGGCATCGCCTTCGCTCTGCTCAGCGCTTTGACCCTGCTGCCCGCGCTCATGCTCTGGGCAGGTCGCGCCGCGTTCTGGCCGGTGCGCCCCAAGCTCGGCTCCGCCCACCCCGGCCTCGACGGCGACAACGCCAAGGGCGTCTGGCCGTGGCTGGCGCGCCTGATCAGCCGCCGTGCCCGGCTCATCTGGATCGCCTGCACGGTCCTCCTGGCCGTGGCGTCCATCGGGGCGTTCCAGTTCAAGGCGGACGGGGTGTCCCAGAGCGAGTTCGTGCTGGGCACCTCGGAGGCCAGGGACGGCCAGGCCGTGGTCGGGGCACATTTCCCCGGCGGGTCCGGCACGCCGGCCGTCGTGGTCGGCTCGGAGTCCGAGCTGCAGGCGATGACGGATGTGCTGCTGGCCAACGACGGTGTCGACTCGGTCAGCGTGCTCTCAGAGGACTCCGTGAGCGGGTCGCTGCCGGTCACCGCCGACGGCGTGCAGGCGTTCGGCCCTCCCGGCACCCCCGCCGGCGACCCCACGGTGATCGACGGCGACGTCATGCTGCAGGCCACCCTCACCGACGTGGGGGACTCGGCGGCGGCCGAGGAGACGGTGCGTGAGCTCCGTACCGAGCTCGACAGCGTCACGGGCACCGTGCTCGTGGGCGGAACCACGGCGATCGCCGTGGACACCACCGACACCGCGATCCACGACCGCAACCTGATCATCCCGATCATCCTCGGCGTCATCCTGGTGATCCTGATGCTTCTGCTGCGCTCGATCCTCGCCCCGGTGCTTCTGGTGGCCACCGTCGTGCTCTCCTTCGCCGCAGCGCTGGGGGTGTCCTCCTGGGTGTTCGACGGGGTGCTGGGCTTCCCGGGGGCCGACCCCGTGGTGCCGCTGTACGGATTCGTCTTCCTGGTGGCGCTCGGGATCGACTACAACATCTTCCTGATGACCCGGGTACGGGAGGAATCGATCCGGTTCGGCACCCGCACCGGAATCCTGCGCGGGCTGGTGGCGACCGGTGGTGTGATCACCTCGGCCGGTCTGGTGCTCGCCGCGACGTTCGCCGCCCTCGGCGTGCTGCCGATCCTGTTCCTGGCCCAGTTGGCG